A genomic stretch from Silurus meridionalis isolate SWU-2019-XX chromosome 1, ASM1480568v1, whole genome shotgun sequence includes:
- the esyt1b gene encoding extended synaptotagmin-1, translating into MSQKDTEPSSLAKEDLSEPGENQNPVPKAKGIDAMGILWTFGKCLTALLPVYLAGYYRVSSSLVVCGLALYSGWKHTREAKEARLRSAIQLLNEEHETSASVYKSRKDLPVWVNFPDVEKVEWLNKVIQQAWPFIGQYLQKLLTESIAPSLRASSQHLQTLSFTKIDFGDKAMKVVGVKAHSETEKGQVLLDVYISYVGNVEINVEVKRYFCKAGVKGIQLNGMMRVILEPLIGDVPIVGALSMFFIRRPKLDINWTGLTNLLDIPGLNLKTDTMIMDAIASFLVLPNRLTIPLVPNLPVAQLRSPLPRGVVRIHLLEADKLPAKDNYVKGVMSGLSDPYALIRVGPQTFRSHHKDNTDSPKWGEMYEVIVHEVPGQELEVEVYDKDPDQDDFLGRTNVDLGIVKKAKIVDEWFTLKDAPTGRVHLKLEWLTLQDTTDSLEQVLKRNKSVLSKTADPPSAAVLTVYLDKAEALPMKKGNKDPSPMVQLSVQDVTRESRTCWNTVNPLWEDAFTFFIQDPHKQEIDIQVKDNDRVQPLGSLSIPISRLLSCSQLNLDHWFDLNNSGPASRIHINTILRVLWIDEAAVSSSLLSSSQASTRPQHTSTDDSFATEGVLRIHLVKGQNLIPKDNLMGGMVKGKSDPYVIINIGGSTFKSCVIKGNLNPTWNEMYEVVLTDLPGQDLSLEIFDHDMDMKDDFMGRLNISLSDIITSRYRDELFTLNDVKHGRVHLVLEWLNSVTQSDKLDQVLHYQSKSSYMNKATPAAALLFVYLESAHDLPLKKSGKEPKVGAELVLGKTTQKTTVCERTSSPQWNEAFHFLVYNPNEDNLIVKLSHCWDFSLGSVVIPIRELLDQPNMLLDQWLNLDGASPESQILLKAQLKILCPKVTEKSTENIETAVPKTSAKDSKPEKEQDAKPSELLVPITISSSVTSSDDNGKEKEKEKKESEKPLVDIVSVEVRPPHTSPDPNFGTEGVMRIHLLEAQNLIAKDNLMGGIVKGKSDPYVKINIGNNTFKSHVIKENLNPTWNEMYELVLTPESASQVSIEVFDKDLDKDDFLGRFHISLSEIIQAQYIDQWFTLEDVKHGRLHLVLEWLPTITESDKLQQALRLQSFSYENKASPAAALLFILVEKAHALPMVKGGKEPKAGAELNVSGTSYKTKLCDRSTSPHWSEKFHFLIHDPREDILIIKLSSGWDQPLGTLVLPVKELLLKQEMLLDQWHNLDGAAPESQILLRAQLKILASKFDRKVEKPTEKTTEKHPEKSIEKPVEEPIGKTAEKSEEQTTKKSTEKSVGENSSTGGQSGGRTPINAEQTTPNKEDQRKQETKSTPRLNELVASTVPVGVSFSEDKQKVPAANITHDTEHETKDLSKASSVEGASKALKPMAGSDKTCTGNNEQHLDKAADNSHEKVPSTAPAAEKNTEIPHVLPHHTSSYSGFATQGVLRIHLLEAQNLVAMDNLMGGMVKGKSDPYVKTTVGTTTFKSHVIKENLNPTWNEMYEVILTPDPNLEVKFELYDKDIDSDDFLGRFKIKLGDIIKSQYNDEWFSLNDVKHGRLHLVLEWLPTVTHQDKLQQVLQMQSSQSSQNKAVPSAALLFVLIERAHALPLKKSGKEPKAGAELVLEKTSYKTKVCERSTSPQWHEAFHFLVQDPNKEMLIIKLSSAWDQPMGSLVFPIRELLLQPELVLDKWLRLDGALAESQILLRAELKILNSKMAALMALGAGPVLSNKQIPTTGQIRISLSYQKKLAVNIHGCRGLVTSSKEGIDTYVSLILMPDKSKATKRKTAVKKKDLNPEFNERFEFDMTMEDAQQRVLSVCVKHSSSFMSRDKDVIGQAEIDLAQIDLVSGVTEWFDLKDHN; encoded by the exons GTCATCCAGCAAGCATGGCCATTTATTGGCCAGTACTTACAGAAATTGCTGACGGAGAGCATTGCACCATCCCTCAGAGCATCCAGTCAACACTTGCAGACCCTCAGCTTTACCAAAATTGACTTTGGTGACAAG GCTATGAAGGTTGTAGGAGTGAAGGCTCATAGTGAGACTGAAAAAGGACAAGTGCTACTGGATGTCTACATCAG CTATGTGGGGAATGTAGAAATaaatgtggaggtgaagaggtaTTTCTGTAAAGCAGGAGTGAAGGGGATACAG CTCAACGGTATGATGAGAGTGATTTTGGAGCCTTTGATTGGTGATGTTCCCATTGTAGGCGCACTCAGTATGTTCTTCATCCGTAGGCCT AAGCTGGACATCAACTGGACTGGTCTAACCAATTTATTGGACATTCCAGGACTCAA CCTGAAAACAGACACGATGATAATGGATGCCATTGCGTCTTTTCTGGTGCTGCCTAACCGCCTTACCATTCCATTAGTACCGAATTTACCAGTGGCACAGCTACGCTCCCCTCTGCCCAGG GGTGTGGTTCGTATTCACCTATTGGAAGCCGATAAATTGCCTGCTAAGGACAACTATGTGAAGGGTGTGATGTCAGGCTTGTCTGACCCTTATGCATTGATTAGAGTGGGGCCACAGACATTCAGATCCCACCacaaagacaacacagacagCCCAAAATGGGGTGAAATGTATGAG GTAATTGTTCATGAAGTACCTGGACAGGAACTGGAGGTAGAAGTGTATGACAAAGATCCAGACCAGGATGACTTCCTGGGGAG aaCTAATGTGGATTTGGGAATTGTGAAAAAGGCTAAAATTGTTGATGAG tGGTTCACTTTGAAGGATGCTCCTACAGGGCGTGTTCACCTCAAGCTGGAATGGCTGACATTGCAGGACACCACTGATTCCCTTGAGCAG GTtctgaaaagaaacaaatcagTTCTGAGTAAAACAGCAGACCCCCCCTCAGCAGCCGTCTTGACAGTGTATTTGGACAAGGCAGAGGCACTTCCT aTGAAAAAAGGCAATAAAGATCCCAGTCCAATGGTGCAGCTTTCTGTGCAGGACGTAACCCGAGAAAGCAGA ACCTGCTGGAACACGGTTAATCCTTTGTGGGAAGATGCCTTCACATTCTTCATCCAAGATCCACACAAACAGGAAATTGATATCCAG GTGAAAGATAATGATCGTGTACAGCCTCTGGGCAGCCTGTCCATCCCAATCTCCCGTCTTCTCTCATGTTCTCAGCTCAACCTGGACCATTGGTTTGATCTGAATAATTCTGGCCCAGCCAGTCGTATTCACATCAACACTATTCTCAGG gtgCTCTGGATTGATGAAGCTGCTGTTTCCTCCTCCCTTCTCTCAAGCAGTCAGGCTTCTACACGACCTCAGCATACCTCCACTGATGACAGTTTTGCCACTGAG GGGGTGCTGCGTATTCATCTGGTGAAGGGACAGAATTTGATACCCAAGGACAACTTGATGGGGGGCATGGTGAAGGGCAAGAGTGACCCCTATGTCATCATCAATATTGGGGGTAGCACCTTTAAAAGTTGTGTGATCAAGGGAAACCTTAACCCCACCTGGAACGAGATGTATGAG GTGGTTTTGACTGATCTCCCTGGTCAAGACTTGTCATTAGAGATATTTGACCATGACATGGACATGAAAGATGACTTCATGGGCAG attaAATATCAGTCTAAGTGACATTATTACATCCAGATATAGGGATGAG TTGTTTACTCTGAATGACGTGAAACATGGCCGTGTTCATCTTGTTCTGGAGTGGTTGAACAGTGTAACCCAGTCAGATAAACTGGACCAA GTGTTACATTACCAGTCTAAGAGTTCGTACATGAACAAGGCAACACCTGCTGCGGCCCTGTTGTTTGTATATCTGGAGTCTGCCCATGATCTTCCA TTAAAGAAGAGTGGCAAAGAGCCTAAGGTTGGTGCTGAACTTGTTCTAGGAAAGACCACACAGAAAACCACG GTGTGTGAACGTACCAGCTCACCCCAGTGGAATGAGGCCTTTCATTTTCTAGTTTATAATCCCAATGAAGATAACCTTATTGTGAAG CTGTCACACTGCTGGGACTTCTCTCTTGGCTCTGTGGTGATTCCTATAAGAGAGCTTCTCGACCAACCAAATATGCTGCTGGACCAGTGGTTAAATTTGGATGGCGCTTCACCTGAAAGTCAGATCCTACTGAAAGCACAGCTTAAG ATCCTGTGCCCCAAAGTGACAGAGAAATCCACAGAGAACATAGAGACTGCTGTACCAAAGACCTCTGCCAAGGACAGCAAACCAGAGAAAGAACAAGATGCAAA GCCAAGTGAGCTACTGGTTCCAATCACTATATCTTCCAGTGTAACGTCTTCTGATGATAAtgggaaggagaaagaaaaggagaaaaaggagagtgAGAAACCTCTAGTGGACATAGTATCAGTTGAAGTTCGACCTCCACATACCAGCCCAGATCCCAATTTTGGAACTGAG GGTGTAATGCGTATCCACCTGCTGGAAGCGCAAAATTTGATTGCGAAAGACAATCTTATGGGGGGAATAGTGAAGGGTAAAAGTGATCCCTATGTTAAGATCAACATTGGAAACAACACTTTTAAGAGTCATGTCATCAAGGAGAATCTTAACCCTACCTGGAATGAGATGTATGAG CTGGTTTTGACTCCTGAGTCAGCTTCACAAGTCAGCATAGAGGTGTTTGATAAGGACTTAGATAAAGATGACTTTCTAGGAAG ATTCCATATCAGCTTGAGTGAAATCATTCAGGCTCAATACATTGACCAG tggTTTACTCTAGAGGATGTAAAACATGGACGCCTTCATCTGGTTCTGGAGTGGCTCCCCACAATAACAGAGTCAGATAAACTACAACAG gCACTGCGGTTACAATCCTTCTCCTACGAGAACAAAGCCTCACCCGCTGCAGCCTTGCTGTTTATTCTTGTTGAGAAAGCTCATGCACTGCCA atggtgaaggGTGGGAAGGAGCCTAAGGCTGGAGCAGAGCTTAAtgttagtggaacatcttacaaAACCAAG TTGTGTGATCGCTCAACCTCTCCTCATTGGAGTGAGAAGTTCCACTTTCTGATTCATGATCCCAGAGAAGACATTCTTATTATTAAG CTCTCCAGTGGTTGGGATCAGCCACTGGGCACCCTGGTTCTACCAGTGAAAGAGCTTCTGTTAAAACAAGAGATGCTGCTAGACCAGTGGCACAATTTAGATGGTGCTGCACCTGAAAGCCAAATTCTACTGAGAGCACAACTTAAG ATTTTGGCCTCAAAGTTTGACAGAAAAGTTGAAAAACCTACCGAAAAAACTACTGAAAAACATCCTGAAAAGTCTATTGAAAAGCCAGTGGAAGAACCTATCGGAAAAACAGCTGAAAAGTCTGAAGAACAGACTACAAAAAAGTCAACAGAAAAGTCTGTTGGTGAAAACAGTTCTACTGGTGGACAAAGTGGAGGGAGAACACCAATCAATGCTGAGCAGACAACACCCAATAAAGAAGACCAAAGAAAACAAGAGACCAAGTCAACACCAAG GCTCAATGAACTAGTGGCTTCTACAGTACCAGTGGGCGTTTCATTTTCAGAAGACAAACAGAAAGTACCAGCAGCAAATATCACTCATGACACAGAACATGagacaaag GATTTGAGTAAAGCTTCCTCAGTGGAAGGAGCCAGTAAGGCTTTGAAACCAATGGCAGGAAGCGATAAAACATGTACAGGCAATAACGAGCAACACTTGGATAAGGCAGCCGATAA ttcTCATGAAAAGGTTCCTTCGACtgctcctgctgctgaaaaaaatacagaaataccaCATGTGCTACCCCATCACACAAGTTCTTACTCTGGCTTTGCCACTCAG GGAGTGCTTCGTATTCACCTTTTGGAGGCTCAGAATTTGGTTGCAATGGACAATTTGATGGGTGGCATGGTAAAGGGAAAGAGTGACCCCTATGTGAAGACTACAGTCGGGACCACAACCTTTAAAAGTCACGTGATCAAAGAGAATCTCAACCCAACCTGGAATGAGATGTATGAG GTGATTTTGACTCCTGACCCTAATCTAGAAGTGAAGTTTGAACTCTACGACAAAGACATTGACTCAGATGACTTCCTTGGAAG GTTCAAAATTAAGCTTGGAGATATAATTAAATCCCAGTATAATGATGAG TGGTTTTCTCTAAATGACGTAAAACATGGCCGTCTCCATCTGGTTCTCGAATGGCTGCCCACTGTAACACATCAAGATAAACTACAGCAG GTGCTGCAGATGCAAAGTTCCCAGTCAAGCCAGAATAAGGCTGTTCCTTCAGCCGCACTGCTGTTTGTTCTTATTGAGAGAGCACATGCACTGCCT TTAAAGAAGAGTGGGAAGGAACCTAAAGCTGGAGCTGAACTTGTACTTGAGAAAACCTCTTACAAAACGAAG gtTTGTGAGCGCTCAACATCTCCTCAGTGGCATGAAGCATTTCACTTCCTGGTTCAAGACCCGAACAAAGAAATGCTTATTATTAAA CTCTCTAGTGCATGGGATCAGCCAATGGGTTCCCTTGTTTTCCCAATCAGAGAGCTTCTCTTACAGCCAGAGCTTGTGCTGGATAAGTGGCTGAGGCTCGATGGCGCTTTGGCTGAGAGTCAAATTCTACTAAGGGCAGAACTCAAG ATCCTGAACTCTAAGATGGCAGCACTAATGGCACTGGGTGCTGGTCCTGTTCTAAGCAATAAACAGATTCCCACCACTGGACAGATCAGAATTTCTCTATCTTATCAAAAGAAACTTGCTGTAAACATCCATGGCTGCAG aggactGGTGACATCATCAAAAGAAGGTATAGACACTTATGTGTCTCTGATTTTGATGCCTGATAAAAGCAAAGCCACAAAGAGAAAGACTGCTGTGAAGAAGAAAGATCTGAACCCTGAGTTTAATGAGAG GTTTGAGTTTGACATGACTATGGAGGATGCGCAACAGCGAGTGCTCAGTGTATGTGTGAAGCACAGTTCGTCCTTCATGAGTCGAGACAAAGATGTCATTGGCCAG GCAGAAATTGATCTGGCACAGATTGACCTTGTATCAGGTGTTACAGAATG GTTTGACTTAAAAGACCACAATTAG